A genomic stretch from Frigoribacterium sp. PvP032 includes:
- a CDS encoding alpha-galactosidase, whose amino-acid sequence MTTTSDPTPAPTNGPTSAAAAPPVVHLSSGGVSLVLDLTAGRLPVVAWWGAALGDLSAGELDAVVRSGLAGVVPNELDEPEIVELLPLASGGWRGQPGLEGHSAGTSWTPLFRAERTTLEGRVLTVHGVDEQSGLAVDVVVELLESGLLRSRAAVTRTAGDEFVVDSLQLALPVPRRAQEVLDLAGRWGRERAPQRLPFVVGAHLRDSRRGRTGADASLVLAAGTPGFGFSSGEVWTLHVAWSGDHREYAERMASGASVIGGGELLLPGEVRLAAGESYEGPWVYASWGRGLDAAAARFHEHLRSRPGHPSSPRPVVLNTWEAVYFDHDLDRLLELARAAAEVGAERFVLDDGWFRGRRDDTAGLGDWFVDETVWPDGLEPLISAVRELGLDFGIWVEPEMVNPDSDLARAHPEWMLAPAGRLPMTGRSQQVLDLGHPEAYDYLLERLTDLLGSHDVAYVKWDHNRDLLEAGHSPTGTPGVHDQTLALYRLLDELRARFPAVEIESCSSGGARADLGVLERTDRVWASDNIDPLERQQIQRWTSQLLPGEITGSHVGSPHSHSTGRTHNLAFRAGTALFSHFGIEWDVSRASADERAELARWVDLYREVRPLVHTGRVVRADHVDESSLLHGVVSQDGSEALFAFVQLTTPLTSATGSVPLPGLDPARRYRVELQAPGDAPRTRSDSPPPWMTDGGVVLSGGVLAEQGLQLPALHPEQLLLLRARAL is encoded by the coding sequence ATGACGACGACGTCCGATCCCACGCCCGCGCCGACGAACGGACCCACGAGCGCAGCCGCGGCTCCCCCCGTCGTCCACCTCTCGTCCGGCGGGGTCAGCCTGGTGCTCGACCTCACCGCGGGCCGCCTCCCGGTCGTCGCCTGGTGGGGCGCGGCCCTCGGCGACCTGTCGGCGGGCGAGCTCGACGCCGTCGTCCGCAGCGGCCTCGCCGGGGTCGTGCCGAACGAGCTCGACGAGCCCGAGATCGTCGAGCTGCTGCCGCTCGCCTCGGGCGGCTGGCGAGGCCAGCCGGGGCTCGAGGGGCACAGCGCCGGCACCTCCTGGACGCCCCTGTTCCGGGCCGAGCGCACCACGCTCGAGGGGCGCGTGCTCACCGTGCACGGTGTCGACGAGCAGTCGGGCCTCGCAGTCGACGTCGTCGTCGAGCTGCTCGAGTCGGGCCTGCTGCGCAGCCGGGCCGCGGTCACCCGCACGGCAGGCGACGAGTTCGTCGTCGACTCGCTGCAGCTCGCGCTGCCGGTGCCCCGCCGGGCCCAGGAAGTGCTCGACCTCGCCGGCCGGTGGGGACGCGAGCGCGCCCCGCAGCGGCTGCCGTTCGTGGTGGGCGCGCACCTGCGCGACTCGAGGCGCGGTCGCACCGGGGCCGACGCCTCCTTGGTGCTGGCCGCCGGCACGCCCGGCTTCGGCTTCTCGTCGGGTGAGGTCTGGACGCTGCACGTCGCCTGGAGCGGCGACCACCGCGAGTACGCCGAGCGCATGGCGAGCGGCGCGAGCGTGATCGGCGGCGGCGAGCTGTTGCTGCCCGGCGAGGTGCGGCTCGCGGCCGGCGAGTCGTACGAGGGCCCGTGGGTCTACGCCTCGTGGGGGCGCGGCCTCGACGCCGCGGCGGCACGGTTCCACGAGCACCTGCGGTCGCGCCCCGGGCACCCGTCGTCGCCCCGACCCGTCGTCCTCAACACCTGGGAGGCCGTCTACTTCGACCACGACCTCGACCGTCTGCTCGAGCTCGCCCGTGCGGCCGCCGAGGTCGGCGCGGAGCGGTTCGTGCTCGACGACGGCTGGTTCCGCGGACGCCGCGACGACACGGCGGGTCTCGGCGACTGGTTCGTCGACGAGACGGTCTGGCCCGACGGCCTCGAGCCGCTGATCAGCGCCGTCCGCGAGCTCGGCCTCGACTTCGGCATCTGGGTCGAGCCCGAGATGGTCAACCCCGACAGCGACCTGGCCCGCGCCCACCCCGAGTGGATGCTCGCGCCGGCCGGCCGCCTCCCGATGACCGGCCGCAGCCAGCAGGTGCTCGACCTCGGGCACCCCGAGGCGTACGACTACCTGCTCGAGCGCCTGACCGACCTGCTCGGCTCGCACGACGTCGCCTACGTCAAGTGGGACCACAACCGCGACCTGCTCGAGGCGGGCCACTCGCCGACCGGGACGCCGGGCGTGCACGACCAGACCCTCGCGCTCTACCGCCTGCTCGACGAGCTGCGCGCGCGGTTCCCGGCCGTCGAGATCGAGTCGTGCTCGTCGGGCGGCGCCCGTGCCGACCTCGGCGTGCTCGAGCGCACCGACCGGGTCTGGGCCAGCGACAACATCGACCCGCTCGAGCGCCAGCAGATCCAGCGCTGGACGTCGCAGCTGCTGCCCGGCGAGATCACGGGCTCGCACGTCGGCTCGCCGCACTCGCACTCGACCGGCCGCACGCACAACCTGGCCTTCCGTGCCGGCACCGCGCTGTTCAGCCACTTCGGCATCGAGTGGGACGTCTCCCGCGCCTCCGCCGACGAGCGCGCCGAGCTCGCCCGCTGGGTGGACCTGTACAGGGAGGTGCGCCCGCTCGTGCACACCGGTCGCGTCGTGCGCGCCGACCACGTCGACGAGTCGTCGCTGCTGCACGGCGTCGTCTCGCAGGACGGCTCGGAGGCCCTCTTCGCCTTCGTCCAGCTGACGACGCCGCTCACCTCGGCGACGGGGTCCGTCCCGCTGCCCGGGCTCGACCCTGCCCGCCGCTACCGAGTCGAGCTGCAGGCGCCCGGCGACGCGCCCCGCACGCGGTCCGACTCGCCGCCGCCGTGGATGACCGACGGGGGCGTCGTGCTGTCGGGCGGCGTGCTCGCCGAGCAGGGGCTGCAGCTGCCCGCGCTGCACCCGGAGCAGCTGCTGCTGCTGCGCGCGCGGGCCCTGTAG
- a CDS encoding ROK family transcriptional regulator: MGPEPALPRRGTGHQVVVELLLHGPLTRGELGLALGLTPGSVTRAVRPLLDAGLVHELDVVLGPGLGRPVTPLDLVLDRDVVVGVKITAGRVWGVVAGLRAEVLHEASTELSSTDPAVVVDAVADIVRRLLSRCSDRAVHGVGVSVGGQVDDVGHVSVAPLLDWVDVDLGAALRQRLDLPVVVDNDVVSLVRAERWLGAARDLDRFALVTVGAGLGYALVVGGAILELPSSARSPIAHVPLGIGDGVCDEGHRGCASSVLALSAVLGRAARALGREGASLDELLAAHASGHPGATAVVEEAAEALGALLALVADLAWPRAIVVTGDGIGVGLAGRDVVDSAMRARRAADAEPVTVDLQATGFTRWARGAAVAAVEAFVVDR, encoded by the coding sequence TTGGGGCCCGAGCCTGCGCTGCCGCGGCGCGGCACCGGCCACCAGGTGGTCGTCGAGCTGCTGCTGCACGGCCCCCTGACCCGCGGCGAGCTGGGGCTGGCGCTCGGCCTCACGCCGGGCTCGGTGACGCGGGCGGTCAGGCCCCTGCTCGACGCCGGACTGGTGCACGAACTCGACGTGGTGCTCGGCCCAGGGCTCGGCCGACCCGTGACCCCGCTCGACCTCGTCCTCGACCGCGACGTGGTCGTCGGCGTCAAGATCACCGCGGGGCGGGTCTGGGGCGTCGTCGCGGGCCTGCGCGCGGAGGTGCTGCACGAGGCGTCGACCGAGCTCTCCTCGACAGATCCGGCCGTCGTCGTCGACGCGGTCGCCGACATCGTGCGTCGGCTGCTCTCCCGGTGCTCGGACCGGGCCGTCCACGGAGTCGGGGTGAGCGTCGGCGGGCAGGTGGACGACGTCGGTCACGTGTCGGTCGCTCCGCTGCTCGACTGGGTCGACGTCGACCTCGGCGCCGCCCTGCGACAGCGCCTCGACCTGCCGGTCGTCGTCGACAACGACGTCGTCTCGCTCGTCCGCGCGGAGCGCTGGCTCGGGGCCGCACGCGACCTCGACCGCTTCGCGCTGGTCACCGTCGGCGCCGGCCTCGGCTACGCGCTCGTCGTGGGCGGGGCGATCCTCGAGCTGCCGTCGAGCGCGCGGAGCCCGATCGCCCACGTGCCGCTCGGCATCGGCGACGGCGTCTGCGACGAGGGCCACCGGGGGTGCGCCTCCTCGGTGCTCGCCCTGTCGGCGGTGCTCGGCCGAGCCGCGCGGGCGCTCGGGCGCGAGGGCGCCTCGCTCGACGAGCTGCTGGCCGCGCACGCGTCCGGGCACCCGGGGGCGACGGCTGTCGTCGAGGAGGCGGCGGAGGCGCTGGGCGCCCTGCTCGCGCTGGTCGCCGACCTGGCCTGGCCCCGGGCGATCGTCGTCACCGGCGACGGCATCGGTGTCGGCCTGGCGGGTCGCGACGTCGTCGACTCCGCGATGCGTGCCCGTCGCGCCGCCGACGCGGAGCCGGTGACGGTCGACCTGCAGGCGACGGGGTTCACGCGGTGGGCGCGGGGCGCGGCCGTCGCGGCGGTCGAGGCGTTCGTCGTCGATCGCTGA
- a CDS encoding helix-turn-helix transcriptional regulator, which yields MTPRDPVRAELDELRTTLAGALARLDLLEQRAADAGPGEPARASSDGVGAGAAAAADGAAAAVAASSGDVFWALDGVKQRLDPPGGIVFAGSVAVPAGPVDWQITLTTDGLLAADWSQAAPSLAALGNATRLGLLHAVVGGADTVAQISAEGGLGSTGQLYHHLGQLVATGWLVAAGRGRYAVPPERVVPLLVVLGAVGRAS from the coding sequence ATGACTCCTCGCGATCCCGTCCGAGCCGAGCTCGACGAGCTCCGCACGACCCTGGCCGGTGCGCTCGCGCGGCTCGACCTGCTCGAGCAGCGGGCTGCCGACGCCGGTCCCGGCGAGCCGGCGCGAGCCTCCTCCGATGGCGTCGGCGCTGGCGCCGCTGCTGCTGCCGATGGCGCTGCCGCTGCCGTCGCCGCGTCGTCGGGTGATGTCTTCTGGGCGCTCGACGGCGTCAAGCAGCGCCTCGACCCGCCGGGAGGGATCGTGTTCGCCGGTTCCGTCGCGGTGCCCGCTGGTCCCGTCGACTGGCAGATCACGCTGACGACCGACGGGCTGCTCGCCGCGGACTGGTCGCAGGCTGCACCGTCGCTCGCGGCGCTCGGCAACGCGACGCGGCTCGGCCTGCTGCACGCGGTCGTGGGAGGCGCGGACACGGTCGCGCAGATCTCGGCTGAAGGGGGCCTCGGGTCGACCGGGCAGCTGTACCACCACCTCGGCCAGCTCGTCGCGACGGGGTGGCTCGTGGCCGCCGGGCGGGGGCGGTACGCCGTGCCTCCCGAGCGGGTCGTGCCGCTGCTCGTCGTGCTCGGCGCCGTGGGGAGGGCCTCGTGA
- a CDS encoding serine hydrolase codes for MSGRTGGTGRSGRGGNERSGRRVAAAVVAGVVTLALGAAAIPRPPSLSPEVTGDEALIGQVRDELPAGAFDRLAVAVVDGDEVTRAEFGTATGPGADEFEIGSVTKTITASLYAVALQRGEVQRESTLGDVLGVTGAASSITLEELATQHSGLPRLPADLRFTGRVLLANLSGADPYTDDVAALVGQASRAEVDDDKPYGYSNFGMALLGQALATAADTPWEQLVAERVAEPLGLADTYAPGDPEGLRPDAPTGFTSSGRHADAWTMRAFGPAGSVRSTLDDMVAYTVAQRDDRAPGVIATEPLVEAGDGGGEIGWAWQTTPREGDGGGDGDGGGTVTWHDGMTGGYASFVGFDRDSDRAVVVLSSSAVSLDDLAFELLEEEK; via the coding sequence GTGAGCGGGCGCACCGGCGGCACCGGGCGCAGCGGCCGTGGCGGCAACGAGCGCAGCGGGCGTCGCGTCGCCGCCGCCGTGGTCGCGGGCGTGGTGACGCTCGCCCTCGGTGCCGCGGCGATCCCGCGTCCGCCGTCGCTCTCGCCCGAGGTGACCGGCGACGAGGCCCTGATCGGGCAGGTCCGTGACGAGCTGCCCGCCGGCGCCTTCGACCGGCTCGCCGTCGCGGTCGTCGACGGCGACGAGGTCACGCGTGCCGAGTTCGGCACGGCCACGGGGCCGGGGGCCGACGAGTTCGAGATCGGGTCGGTGACGAAGACGATCACCGCCTCCTTGTACGCGGTGGCCCTGCAGCGCGGCGAGGTGCAGCGCGAGAGCACGCTCGGCGACGTCCTCGGGGTGACGGGCGCCGCCTCCTCGATCACCCTCGAGGAGCTGGCGACGCAGCACAGCGGCCTGCCGCGGCTGCCCGCCGACCTGCGGTTCACGGGGCGGGTGCTGCTCGCGAACCTCTCGGGCGCCGACCCCTACACGGACGACGTCGCCGCCCTCGTCGGGCAGGCCTCGCGGGCCGAGGTCGACGACGACAAGCCCTACGGCTACTCCAACTTCGGGATGGCGCTGCTCGGGCAGGCGCTCGCCACAGCGGCCGACACCCCCTGGGAGCAGCTCGTCGCCGAGCGCGTCGCGGAGCCGCTCGGGCTCGCGGACACGTACGCGCCGGGCGATCCGGAGGGGCTCCGTCCGGACGCGCCGACGGGCTTCACGTCGAGCGGCCGACATGCGGACGCCTGGACGATGCGCGCCTTCGGGCCCGCCGGCAGCGTGCGCTCGACCCTCGACGACATGGTCGCGTACACGGTGGCGCAGCGGGACGACCGGGCTCCTGGAGTGATCGCGACGGAGCCGCTCGTCGAGGCGGGCGACGGCGGGGGCGAGATCGGCTGGGCGTGGCAGACCACGCCGCGCGAGGGCGACGGCGGCGGCGACGGCGACGGCGGCGGCACCGTGACCTGGCACGACGGGATGACGGGCGGCTACGCGAGCTTCGTCGGCTTCGACCGTGACTCCGACCGGGCGGTCGTGGTGCTGAGCAGCTCGGCCGTCAGCCTCGACGACCTCGCCTTCGAGCTGCTGGAGGAGGAGAAGTGA
- a CDS encoding GDSL-type esterase/lipase family protein: protein MSTTTNTGNESGSDGNGGGGGGDPASPRTASATGPTSATGPTGPTAGRPDRFATAAGRLLRAPASAARYARLRARATSTPRPSDVPFGAGAGVDPDRVLVVGAGPAVGWGTSSHDLALPGRVSRRLARRTGRGSHVAALSEPTHRLPAIRAALDDVFLENWDVVVVTLGAADALTLRSPRAWARELDALVVSLLGRLRPCARVVVVSAPLPDALSTFGLHPSATSERHSQLLRDVADDVCSAHARVTHLALPAVLLAPVPAATPQGPRSEEAPPAVDDPTGRLYEQWAEALSEHVAPLLHAQRARTDSPQRARSRPQPERARLAAISAAGLEQAAPTAALHDITDRAREAFSTDGAAFDLILDDHQWAVVSTLGSARAMPLSESFCVTTIRSEEPFVVADAWQEGLDLPRNDIRFYAGWPVHTADGTRIGAVCVFDPRPRDVSGVQVERLRAFALDIERELFRRAAA, encoded by the coding sequence ATGTCGACGACGACGAACACGGGCAACGAGAGCGGCAGCGACGGCAACGGCGGCGGCGGCGGCGGCGACCCTGCCAGCCCGCGCACGGCCAGCGCGACCGGCCCGACCAGCGCGACCGGCCCGACCGGGCCGACCGCCGGCAGACCGGACCGGTTCGCGACGGCCGCCGGCCGCCTCCTTCGTGCCCCTGCCTCGGCCGCACGGTACGCGAGGCTCCGCGCCAGGGCGACCTCGACGCCGCGTCCGAGCGACGTGCCCTTCGGCGCCGGTGCCGGCGTCGACCCCGACCGGGTGCTCGTCGTCGGAGCCGGGCCGGCCGTCGGCTGGGGCACCAGCTCGCACGACCTCGCCCTGCCGGGACGCGTCTCCCGGCGGCTCGCGCGCCGCACGGGTCGCGGCTCGCACGTGGCGGCGCTCTCGGAGCCGACCCACCGGCTGCCGGCGATCCGGGCAGCCCTCGACGACGTCTTCCTCGAGAACTGGGACGTCGTCGTCGTCACCCTCGGAGCAGCTGACGCCCTCACCCTGCGATCGCCGCGCGCCTGGGCCCGCGAGCTCGACGCTCTCGTCGTCTCGCTGCTCGGACGGCTCCGGCCCTGTGCGCGGGTGGTGGTCGTCTCCGCTCCGCTCCCCGACGCGCTCTCGACCTTCGGGCTGCATCCCTCGGCCACGTCCGAGCGTCACTCGCAGCTGCTGCGCGACGTCGCCGACGACGTCTGTTCCGCCCACGCGCGCGTGACGCACCTCGCGCTTCCGGCCGTGCTCCTCGCACCCGTGCCGGCCGCGACGCCGCAGGGGCCCAGGTCCGAGGAGGCGCCCCCCGCCGTCGACGACCCGACCGGGCGTCTCTACGAGCAGTGGGCCGAGGCCCTCAGCGAGCACGTTGCGCCGCTGCTGCACGCCCAGCGCGCCCGGACCGACTCGCCGCAGCGAGCACGCAGCCGCCCCCAGCCCGAGCGCGCGCGACTCGCCGCGATCAGCGCCGCGGGGCTCGAGCAGGCCGCGCCGACCGCCGCGCTGCACGACATCACGGACAGGGCCCGGGAGGCCTTCTCGACCGACGGAGCCGCGTTCGACCTCATCCTCGACGACCACCAGTGGGCCGTCGTCAGCACGCTCGGGTCCGCTCGGGCCATGCCCCTGAGCGAGTCATTCTGCGTCACGACGATCCGCTCGGAGGAGCCGTTCGTCGTCGCCGACGCCTGGCAGGAGGGGCTCGACCTGCCCCGGAACGACATCCGGTTCTACGCCGGCTGGCCCGTCCACACGGCGGACGGCACGCGCATCGGCGCCGTCTGCGTCTTCGATCCGCGACCCCGCGACGTCTCCGGCGTGCAGGTCGAGAGGCTGCGCGCGTTCGCGCTCGACATCGAGCGCGAGCTGTTCCGCCGCGCGGCCGCCTGA
- a CDS encoding excinuclease ABC subunit UvrA: MPSSRSRASSTPADAPADAPADAPADASANAPAPVPADAPGAPVPAGAPAPGTGALADGFVRVRGARENNLRDVDVDVPRDRIVAFTGVSGSGKSSLAFGTIFAEAQRRFLESVAPYARRLIAQGSTPHVASITGLPPAVALQQRRGAPSSRSTVGTLTTLSNSTRMLWSRAGSYPAGAERLESDSFSPNTVAGACPRCHGLGIAHEVTEASAVHDDSLSIRDGAIAAWPGAWQGKNLRDVTAVLGYDIDRPWRELPRADRDWLLFTEEQPVVEVVPQRDRVAKPYKGRFWSARAFVLHTLADSQSETQRAKVLQFVESGPCSLCGGTGLTRAALAVTFAGRTIAELNGLPLSEVAEVLRPTASLAHATAATSRASSGEGTEVAVTIARDLLSRVEVLTGLGLGYLSLDRATPTLSPGEMQRLRIATQLRSGLFGVVYVLDEPSAGLHPADAESLVEVLEALRAGGNSVFVVEHDMEIVRRADWVVDVGPGAGTGGGEVLYSGPVDGLADVEASVTRRFLAPRRDAGVVRQGRGDAAEEARGTPEDAPTERAPRVPTAWLELRDVARHNLRALDVDVPLGVLTAVTGVSGSGKSSLVGGVLAERATDHPLVDRVVQVDQAPIGRTPRSNLATYTGLFDAVRASFAATDEARARGWGAGRFSFNVVGGRCEVCQGEGSVTVELLFLPGSWAPCPECHGARYTAETLEVTWHGATIADVLGMTVDEAEGFLGDVPAASRALSTLRQVGLGYLRLGQPAPELSGGEAQRIKLATELQRMRGGNTLYLLDEPTTGLHPADVELLVAQLQRLVDAGSTVVVVEHAMDVVAAADHVIDLGPGGGDAGGQVVATGTPREVAASRASRTAPYLARALAR, encoded by the coding sequence ATGCCCTCCTCACGCTCGCGCGCCTCCTCGACACCTGCCGACGCACCTGCTGACGCACCCGCCGACGCACCTGCCGACGCGTCCGCGAACGCCCCCGCCCCCGTACCGGCCGACGCACCCGGCGCGCCCGTGCCCGCCGGCGCGCCCGCGCCCGGGACCGGCGCGCTCGCCGACGGCTTCGTCCGCGTCCGCGGCGCCCGCGAGAACAACCTGCGCGACGTCGACGTCGACGTGCCCCGAGACCGCATCGTCGCGTTCACGGGAGTCTCGGGATCGGGCAAGTCGTCGCTCGCGTTCGGCACGATCTTCGCGGAGGCGCAGCGCCGGTTCCTGGAGTCGGTCGCGCCCTACGCCCGTCGCCTCATCGCGCAGGGCAGCACCCCGCACGTCGCGTCGATCACGGGCCTGCCGCCGGCCGTCGCCCTGCAGCAGCGCCGTGGGGCGCCGAGCTCCCGCTCGACCGTCGGCACGCTCACGACCCTCTCGAACTCCACCCGCATGCTCTGGTCGCGGGCAGGCAGCTACCCCGCGGGCGCCGAGCGGCTCGAGTCCGATTCCTTCTCGCCGAACACCGTCGCCGGCGCCTGTCCGCGCTGCCACGGGCTCGGCATCGCGCACGAGGTCACCGAGGCCTCGGCCGTGCACGACGACTCGCTGAGCATCCGCGACGGAGCCATCGCCGCCTGGCCCGGCGCCTGGCAGGGCAAGAACCTCCGCGACGTCACCGCGGTGCTCGGCTACGACATCGACCGGCCGTGGCGCGAGCTGCCGAGGGCCGACCGCGACTGGCTCCTCTTCACCGAGGAGCAGCCCGTCGTCGAGGTGGTGCCCCAGCGCGACCGCGTCGCGAAGCCCTACAAGGGCCGGTTCTGGAGCGCCCGCGCCTTCGTGCTGCACACCCTCGCCGACTCCCAGAGCGAGACGCAGCGCGCCAAGGTGCTCCAGTTCGTCGAGTCGGGCCCGTGCTCGCTCTGCGGCGGCACCGGCCTGACGAGGGCGGCGCTCGCCGTGACCTTCGCCGGCCGCACGATCGCCGAGCTGAACGGGCTGCCCCTGTCCGAGGTCGCCGAGGTGCTGCGGCCGACCGCCTCGTTGGCGCACGCGACCGCGGCGACCTCGCGCGCCTCCTCGGGCGAGGGCACCGAGGTCGCCGTGACCATCGCTCGGGACCTGCTGTCGAGGGTCGAGGTGCTCACGGGGCTCGGGCTCGGCTACCTCAGCCTCGACCGCGCGACGCCGACGCTGTCGCCGGGCGAGATGCAGCGGCTGCGCATCGCGACGCAGCTGCGCTCCGGCCTGTTCGGCGTGGTCTACGTGCTCGACGAGCCGAGCGCCGGCCTGCACCCGGCCGACGCGGAGTCGCTGGTCGAGGTGCTCGAGGCCCTCCGCGCCGGGGGCAACAGCGTGTTCGTCGTCGAGCACGACATGGAGATCGTCCGTCGCGCCGACTGGGTCGTCGACGTCGGGCCCGGCGCCGGCACCGGGGGAGGAGAGGTGCTCTACAGCGGCCCCGTCGACGGCCTCGCCGACGTCGAGGCGTCGGTCACGCGACGGTTCCTCGCACCGCGCCGTGACGCAGGTGTCGTGCGTCAGGGCCGGGGCGACGCAGCCGAGGAGGCGCGCGGCACCCCCGAGGACGCACCGACCGAGCGTGCCCCCCGCGTCCCGACCGCGTGGCTCGAGCTGCGCGACGTCGCCCGGCACAACCTCCGCGCCCTCGACGTCGACGTGCCGCTCGGGGTGCTCACCGCCGTCACGGGCGTGTCCGGCTCGGGCAAGTCGAGCCTCGTCGGCGGCGTCCTCGCCGAGCGCGCGACCGACCACCCGCTGGTCGACCGCGTGGTGCAGGTCGACCAGGCGCCGATCGGGCGCACCCCGCGGTCGAACCTCGCGACCTACACCGGCCTGTTCGACGCGGTGCGCGCCTCCTTCGCGGCCACCGACGAGGCGAGGGCCAGGGGCTGGGGCGCCGGGCGGTTCTCGTTCAACGTGGTCGGCGGCCGCTGTGAGGTCTGCCAGGGCGAGGGCTCGGTCACGGTCGAGCTGTTGTTCCTGCCGGGCAGCTGGGCGCCGTGCCCGGAGTGCCACGGTGCGCGCTACACCGCCGAGACCCTCGAGGTGACCTGGCACGGAGCGACGATCGCGGACGTGCTCGGGATGACCGTCGACGAGGCCGAGGGGTTCCTCGGCGACGTGCCGGCCGCCTCCCGCGCGCTCTCGACCCTGCGGCAGGTGGGCCTCGGCTACCTGCGGCTGGGGCAGCCGGCGCCGGAGCTGTCGGGCGGCGAGGCGCAGCGGATCAAGCTCGCGACCGAGCTGCAGCGGATGCGAGGCGGCAACACCCTGTACCTGCTCGACGAGCCGACCACCGGCCTGCACCCGGCCGACGTGGAGCTGCTCGTCGCGCAGCTGCAGCGCCTCGTCGACGCGGGCAGCACGGTCGTCGTTGTCGAGCACGCGATGGACGTCGTCGCGGCCGCCGACCACGTGATCGACCTCGGGCCCGGCGGGGGAGACGCGGGCGGGCAGGTCGTCGCGACGGGCACGCCGCGCGAGGTCGCCGCGTCGCGTGCCAGCCGCACGGCGCCGTACCTGGCGCGAGCCCTCGCCCGCTGA
- a CDS encoding TetR/AcrR family transcriptional regulator, whose amino-acid sequence MPSTAPALDRRAALKARHRQAILDAADALIAEQGAPRFSVDELADRADVSRRTIFNHFASLDEVVMTLCTAALTDAIDEFQTATAAVATSEVAGTRSSLFDEVVLALRSIDLPAVVAYLWRVLDGDAEANGANKGVQDVFSRATEHLAADAARRSIAVDQLDVELLVSSLLHGIAVIAEHWVRRTDGALDDEGRAVWAELLDRLVTSVRTGYAPPD is encoded by the coding sequence GTGCCCTCGACCGCCCCCGCCCTCGACCGACGTGCCGCCCTCAAGGCGCGGCACCGTCAGGCGATCCTCGACGCGGCCGACGCCCTGATCGCCGAGCAGGGCGCCCCGCGCTTCAGCGTCGACGAGCTGGCCGACCGGGCCGACGTGTCGCGCCGCACGATCTTCAACCACTTCGCGAGCCTCGACGAGGTCGTGATGACGCTCTGCACGGCGGCGCTGACCGACGCCATCGACGAGTTCCAGACGGCCACGGCGGCCGTGGCGACCTCCGAGGTCGCCGGGACCCGCTCCTCCTTGTTCGACGAGGTGGTGCTCGCCCTGCGCAGCATCGACCTGCCCGCCGTGGTCGCGTACCTCTGGCGCGTGCTCGACGGCGATGCCGAGGCGAACGGGGCGAACAAGGGCGTGCAGGACGTCTTCTCCCGCGCGACCGAGCACCTCGCCGCCGACGCCGCCCGGCGCAGCATCGCGGTCGACCAGCTCGACGTCGAGCTCCTCGTGAGCTCGCTGCTGCACGGCATCGCCGTGATCGCCGAGCACTGGGTGCGCCGTACCGACGGCGCCCTCGACGACGAGGGCCGGGCCGTCTGGGCCGAGCTGCTCGACCGCCTCGTGACCAGCGTGCGCACCGGCTACGCGCCTCCCGACTGA